A portion of the Gossypium arboreum isolate Shixiya-1 chromosome 8, ASM2569848v2, whole genome shotgun sequence genome contains these proteins:
- the LOC108467969 gene encoding phospholipase A1-Igamma2, chloroplastic-like has protein sequence MAISLSQTFLSINRRLHDDHRVLPYEKCTSIASLLDQKSCIGRNKSLEFSTRSPRIPRALSKTSEPLSSINHDFEKEIEPVKQEERCLADVWREIQGQDDWVGMLDPMDPLLRSELIRYGEMAQAAYDAFDFDPFSKYCGSCRFTRRQFFDALGMAHHGYHISRYLFATSNINLPNFFKKSRWPKVWSKNANWIGYVAVSDDKMSKRLGRRDITIAWRGTVTRLEWIADLMDFLKPISSNKIPCPDPMVKVESGFLDLYTEKDVNCRFCKFSAREQILTEVKKLLELYQDEEISITITGHSLGSALAILSAYDIVETGLNLLNDCRAVPVSVFSFSGPRVGNVRFKERMESLGVKVLRVVNVHDIVPKSPGLFFNENVSPVLMKLAEGLPWSYSHVGVELSLDHTHSPFLKQTGDLTCAHNLEAHLHLLDGYHGKGRRFVLASGRDPALVNKASDFLKDHYLVPPYWRQDENKGMVRNNDGRWMQQERPILDHHHEDTHHHLKQLGQATEHYS, from the exons atgGCCATTTCTCTATCCCAAACTTTTCTTTCTATCAATCGCCGGCTCCATGATGATCATCGAGTTTTGCCATATGAAAAATGTACTTCAATTGCGTCGTTGTTGGATCAGAAATCTTGCATTGGACGTAACAAAAGCTTGGAGTTTTCGACAAGATCACCTAGGATTCCTCGAGCTTTGTCCAAAACAAGTGAGCCATTGTCCTCCATCAACCATGACTTCGAAAAGGAAATTGAGCCTGTTAAACAAGAAGAAAGATGTTTAGCCGATGTATGGAGAGAAATCCAGGGCCAAGATGATTGGGTTGGGATGTTGGATCCAATGGACCCTCTCTTACGCTCCGAGCTGATTCGCTACGGCGAGATGGCACAAGCCGCTTACGACGCTTTCGATTTCGACCCCTTTTCCAAGTACTGTGGGAGTTGCAGGTTCACGCGTCGGCAGTTCTTTGATGCTCTAGGCATGGCACACCATGGCTACCACATCTCTAGGTACCTCTTCGCCACATCCAACATTAACCTTCCGAATTTTTTCAAGAAATCACGCTGGCCCAAAGTGTGGAGTAAGAATGCGAATTGGATCGGATATGTTGCGGTGTCTGATGACAAAATGTCAAAGCGTTTAGGCCGTCGGGACATCACCATTGCTTGGAGGGGCACGGTGACACGCCTAGAGTGGATTGCAGATTTGATGGATTTTCTCAAACCGATTTCTTCCAACAAAATTCCATGCCCCGATCCAATGGTGAAAGTAGAATCGGGTTTCCTTGATCTCTACACTGAGAAGGATGTGAATTGCCGGTTCTGCAAGTTTTCAGCCAGGGAACAAATTCTAACTGAAGTGAAGAAGTTGCTTGAACTGTACCAAGATGAAGAGATAAGCATTACCATAACTGGTCACAGTCTAGGCAGTGCCCTGGCGATTCTCAGCGCCTATGATATCGTTGAAACAGGTCTAAATTTGTTAAATGATTGCAGAGCTGTGCCTGTTAGCGTGTTCTCGTTTTCGGGTCCTAGGGTTGGAAACGTGAGGTTCAAGGAACGGATGGAATCGCTGGGAGTTAAGGTGTTGAGGGTGGTGAATGTGCATGATATAGTCCCTAAATCTCCAGGACTGTTTTTCAATGAAAACGTGTCGCCTGTGTTGATGAAGCTGGCTGAGGGATTGCCTTGGAGTTACTCCCACGTCGGAGTTGAACTGTCCTTAGATCATACACACTCGCCATTTTTGAAGCAGACTGGGGATCTGACCTGTGCTCATAACCTGGAAGCTCACTTGCACTTACTTGACGG ATACCATGGGAAAGGCCGTAGATTTGTACTGGCAAGCGGGAGGGACCCTGCTTTGGTGAACAAGGCCAGTGACTTTTTGAAAGACCATTACTTGGTCCCCCCATATTGGAGGCAAGATGAGAACAAGGGCATGGTGAGGAACAATGACGGTCGTTGGATGCAACAGGAACGGCCTATACTTGATCATCACCATGAAGATACCCACCACCATCTCAAGCAATTAGGTCAGGCAACTGAGCATTATAGTTAA